The DNA sequence AATTCATTAGTATCGCCATTAGGATACTAAATGTAGTTGCGCTAAAACATTCGCAACTACATTTAGTTTAATATGGCTTCATTAAAGTAATTATGAAATTCATATAAATAATTTTTAGCAAATCTAAACATACTAAACTAAAAAGTGGTGATCTATATGTTTAATTACGGGGTAAAACGTTTATTAATTAGTAGTACAATTCTTTCTGCAAGTCTAAGTTTGATTATTATAGTGATGACCATCATTCACCATTCCAAAATGCAGGAATCAATGAATGATATTCAGAGAAATGGTTTCATCTAAGTAAAAAAGATCGCCTATTGGCGATCTTTTTTACTTAGTGTTGTTTATTAGGAAGCTTTTTTTCCGGATGACCTTTACCTTGTCGCTTTTTATTTCTCTCTGCTTTTTCTTTATTTTCATGTAATTTCTCTACGAACTCATGAGTACTTTCGTTGTTCATCAAACGTGACTCCTCCTTGTGTTTAGTTTCTTCTCAGTTACTTTAACCACAGGGAATTAAAAAATGCACATCAACTTGCTGACTTTTTTTGGATTGAGGTAACCTCAAGCTTCTTTCGATTTACAATTATTATTCCAGAAGTAACAAATAATAGGCCAAGTATAATAAAGATGTGGATCACTTCTCCTAATAAAAATGAAGAAGAAATTACTCCGAAAACA is a window from the Anaerobacillus alkaliphilus genome containing:
- a CDS encoding DUF4023 domain-containing protein, whose protein sequence is MNNESTHEFVEKLHENKEKAERNKKRQGKGHPEKKLPNKQH